In Oryctolagus cuniculus chromosome 18, mOryCun1.1, whole genome shotgun sequence, the DNA window CACGTGcgctttaaacacacacacaaaccgtcTACCAGAAACGCTGAAGCAAGGCGTCACCCGAGGGCCCTGACGCTCACCCAAGACCCCGACCCAGGGCGTCACCCGAGGGCCCTGATGCTCACTCAAGACCCCGACCCAGGGCGTCACCCTGAGGGTCCTGAAGCTCACCCAAGACCCCGACCCAAGGCGTCACCCAGACCCAGGGCGTCACCCGAGGGCCCTGATGTTCACCCAAGACCCCGACCCAGGGCGTCACCCCAGGGCCCTGATGCTCACCCAAGACCCCGACCCAGGGCGTCACCCGAGGGCCCTGACGCTCACCCAAGACCCAGACCCAGGGCGTCACCCGAGGGCCCTGATGCTCACCCAAGACCCAGACCCAGGGCGTCACCCGAGGGCCCTGATGCTCACCCAAGACCCAGACCCAAGGTGTCACCCGAGGCCCCTGATGCTCACCCAAGACCCCGACCCAAGATCCGCTGCTCATCACCCACCTGTTCCCGGGGTCTCAGTGAGGAAGGCACCCAGTAAGGCAGCGCCGCCTCGGCCCGGGGCACGGGCAGGCGGCCCCCGAAGTGGACGTGGCACTCGCAGCAGAGGGGCTCTCGGAGACCATTTTGGGCGCCAGGGTACATCTGATCCAGAAAGGACAAATTCAACGTTTTACTGCATGTGCAGTCACGGGGAGGGGCCTTCCAGAACCCGAAGTGCTCAGACGGACGCGATCCATGGACAGGGCCGGGGTCCTGCTTCCCACAGCGGCCCAGAGACAGACGGACGCGATCCATGGACAGGGCCGGGGTCCTGCTTCCCACAGCGGCCAGAGAGAGACGGACGCGATCCATGGACAGGGCCGGGGTCCTGCTTCCCACAGCGGCCCAGAGAGAGGCCGGCTACCGTGACTGCCAGCGAGGGGCAGCCGGCACCTGCAGACCAGGTCCACCGGCACCTTCAGCCGCCCACTGCGCCGTTACCCTCTCCAAACGGCAGAGGCCCAGGGGACagcagagctgctctggggtCCCCGCGTCACTGCCCAGAGCACGTCCTGGTTTGCAAGGCTGGAAGCCCCACGGCCCCCCAGGTAGAAGAGGGAGGGCCGTCAGCACCTCTCGGGACTGAAGAAGAAACTCAAGTCCAGAGTAGGTAAGTGGGGGGGTCCCACCGCGTCCCCCGGGCTGACAGGTGTCCTGCGGCCCCGAGGGGAACTGGGTGCTCTTACACGGAGATCTGGGGGCCCCGCGGTGGCCCTGCTACCACAGACTGCCATGCCTGGCATTCTCTCACGCTGTCTCTGCACCCAGTTCTGCACCTGCCGCCACCCCGAGGGGCACGTGGGGGTTGGGAAGCAGCGAGGACCCGCTTCCTTACCAAGCGATCTGAGAGGCACACGTCCTCCCCGGAGGTCCGAAGGCTGCTCTTCCTAGGAGGGAAGACCCCACTCAGAGCTCCGGGgctgtggaaactgaggcagggtcAACCTCTCGGACCTGAGTCGGCATTAACCCCAGGGACGGAAGGGTCACCCCTCTGGGCCCAAACGGCCTGGGGGGACTGCAACAACAGGGGCGCGGCCAGCCTCTGGCCACTCCCGGGTGTTGGCTGTCCCGAACGGCTCAGCTCGCTCCAGGTCCGATCCAGGTCGCTCCAGCTGGACCCGCACGTGGCCCAACAGGAGTCAGGGGCACTCTCACTGGGGAGAACCCTACAGCACACGGAGCTGCCCACCAGGCTGGTGCGGACCCGAAGGAGAAGGCCCTCCCGTGTCAAACCCTGGGTGCCCCCTCTCCGACATCGCCGGGCCCTgggcttccccctcctcccccgcaAACCGCGGACGGTGGCCGCACGCAGCCTCCAGGAGCGCTTGGCCGCCGGACAGGCACGGTGGAGGCGCTTCTAACAGGACACCACTGAGGAGGCCGCGGGTGTGCGCTGCACAACATGTCTGCCCGGGAGGTCCTTGTGACCaagggagaccagcaggaggggagggccggacaggggtgaggggtgggggggcagaggggagagagaaggcgGGCCGGGGTCGGGCCGCAGTCCCGCGCACCTGGTTGCGGCCATGCCTGAAGGCCCAGTCCTCCTGACATGTGCCCGAGGGCTCAGGACGCCCGCAGGGAGGCCGGGGCCGCCCGCCTCCGGGGCCCTTGGGTCGCCCGGCCCGCCATGGTGCGCTCTGCCGTGCCTGCACCCTACGGAACCGAGCCCAGCCCGAGAGCCCGGGCCCGCACACGCAGCGGCATGGCGAGGACAACAGCCACGGAGCCAGCGCCGCCTCGCACCCGGCTCGCGGCCGGCCGCCCAACAGCCCAGGGCGCGCCTCACGCCGATTGGCCCGCGGGTGGCCAATCAGGCACTGCTCTCTAGGCACGTGCGCTCCGTCGGTGGCTGATTGGTTCCTGCGGCAGCTCGGGGTCCGCGGGCCGCGCTGAGGGCGGGgcggtgcgggggggggggggcgctgggggcggggctgcgtttgggggcggggccgcgccggGGGGCGAGGCCGCACaggtgcgcccccccccccccccgccaggtgagccctgccagcccctcccagcccggcCACGCGGGCGTGGCCCCCGCAGCCCAAGTCCCCACTCACCATTTCCAACGAGCGGGCCGGTGCGGCCGCGGGACGCCCCAGCCGGCCTCTCTGCCCACTGTCAGGAGAGAGGCGAGAGTGAGGCAGTGTCCTGGTCACCGCATGTCCTGCACCGCGTGGGAAGCGCGTCCCGAGGTGCAGTTGTAGCTGGTGCTCAAGTTGCTGCCCCGCCCGGGGGCTCaggtggagatttttttttttaagatttatttatttatttatttatttgacaggcagcgtggacagtgagagagagagacagagagaaaggtcttcgtttgccgttagttcaccctccaatggccgccgcggccagcccaccgcgctgatccgatggcaggagccaggtgcttctcctggtctcccatggggtgcagggcccaagcacttgggccatcctccactgcactccctggccacagcagagagctggctggaagaggggcaaccaggacagaatccggcgccccgaccgggactagaacccggtgtgccggtgccgcaggcagaggattagcctagtgagccgccacgCCGgctaagatgtatttatgtatttattttaaaagctgagagagatcttccatctgctggttccacaaatggccaccagagtcgtggctgggccagctcaagccaggagccaggagcttcttctgggtctcccacgcgggtgctgggacccatgcacctgggccgtcaccccctgccttcccaggccacagcagggagctggatccgcagcagagcagccgggactggcgcTGGCGCCCAGCATGAGAGGCCAGCTGCACGGACTGTCGCTTTAAGGGGCAACCTGGGCCCAGGGTCCTGGAGTCCAGAGTGGCTGTGACCCCCAAGCGCTGTGTCCGGGTCCCTGAGTCTCCCGCACTGTGTGCACTGAGGTGGAGACGGGATGTGTGGCTTCCCTTCAtgcctctgcccctgcaggtAGGACCCTGAGCGCCGTGCACTAGTCTGTCTTACAACAGGCCTCCCCCCACTTCCCAGCCTTCCCAGCACCCTGCACCCCTGGTTATAAATCGGGCCGTCATGAGCAACTCGAACCCTGGTGGGTGACGCCGCAGAGCGACCACGTTGTCCCAGGCACTGCTGGGGTCGTGACCTGCCCAGGGCTGCACTGGTGGCCCGTGCACACGCGTGTGCTCCCCACCGCCGGCAGCATGCAGACAAGGCTGTGCCCTGCCGTTTGGGCGGTTCAGTAGCCCAGAAAGcccgtgtgcacacatgtgtgtgcgtgtgtggacGATGTTAGCCCTGGTCTCAACGGTGACGGCAGCATTACCCAGTGATCTCGCCACGAGCCTCACGTTGGACCGTGTCCGTCCATGTCTTCCCACTTGGGCGTGCTCTCGGCTTCCCTGCCGCCTCCACTTGCTTCCTGAGCCCACGGAAACGTGGCTGGAGGCCCAGCGAGACCCAGGACCgactcctgcccctccccagccccagaagCTGTGGCCCCCACCACCGGGCTGCTGTCTTTAACCTCAAGAGTAGCTCTTGGGGCAGCGCTGTGCCacggcaggctaagcctctgcctgcagtgccagcatctcatttgggcactggttcgagtcccggctgctcctcttctgatcctgctccctgccatggcctgggaaatcaggggaagatggcccaagcgcttgggatcctgcacccgtgtggcagaccaggaagaagctcctggctcctggcttcaaatccactcagctctggccattggagccatataaggagtgaaccagtggatagaagacctttctctctgcctctgaaataaataaatatgccggcgccgcggctcactaggctaatcctccaccttgcggcgccggcacaccgggttctagtcccggtcggggcgccggattctgtcccagttgcccctcttccaggccagctctctgctgtggcccaggagtgcagtggaggatggcccaagcgcttgggccctgcaccccatgggagaccaggagaagcacctggctcctgccatcggatcagctcagagcgccagccgcagcacgccggccgcggcggccattggagggtgaaccaacagcaaaggaagacctttctctctgtctctctctctcactgtccactctgcctgtcaaaaatcaatcaataaataaatctttaaaaaaaaatagcatctcATCACTGCTCCCAGCCACCCAAGAATGGCTAGAAAGTAAAAGAACTGACGACGCCGAGTTCCAAGGCCGACAGCTGAAACTCCGACTTTGTTCATAGAATTGGCACAGCCAGGCTGGCAAACCGGCAGTGGTCACAAAACCTGCACAGGAAACAGCCAGAGCCAGCGGACTCCTCGCCTCACTTTGCACCCACAGCAGCTTTCCCACAAACAGCCTCAGACTGGAACGACCAGGTTTCCATCCCCAGGTGGAAAGTTTCAGAAGAAATTAAGGGCTACTGACACAGAGCGCCGACACAGAGCGCCGACACAGAGCGCCGAGCGACTGCGCAGAGCGAGCCCCAGCGTGGGTGAAACCGCCGGAGAACCAGCACCACAAGGTGCACACAGTCCCCGTGCCGGTCGACACCAGGAGAGCAAGTCCATGGCCACACGGGCTGCTGACCCCacgccccggcccggccctggccccagTCCTCGCTGCCCCTCGCAGCCCTGTCACACGCCTGCCTCACTGTTCCGAGCGTCAGCTGTGTCTGCCAgtcaccccaccccaggcagttTGAGCAGGCGAGACGGCGTGCCGCGCGGCGAGAGGGAGCCGGCGCTCAGGCGCCCCTGTTGCGGGTCGGTGGCAGGCCGTGCTTTCCTCCCCGTCTCCCTGGCTCGCTGCCACCGTGCCTCGGGAGCAGGAATCAGAACAGCACATCCCGTGGCTACCAGTttctcctcctgggccccaggatGCGAAAGGAGGAAGACCGAGGGCTTTGTTAGCCCCAGAGGTTGGACAGACACCAGGACGGGCACCACCTCAGGCCGTCCCCGCACCGGCCTCGGACAGTGCGCAGAGCAGGGCCggatggcgggggtggggggctcagcagcctggctcagtccttccCCGGAAGCGGCCCTTCCCCTcggctgctgcttttctctctctgaacCGCAGAAGCCCACATCACCGCCAAACCAGCAGAGGCCCAGGTGTATTTTTGGTGGATTGTGGTTCCAGGATGATCTCGCCTGATTTGACCCACGAGAGGCAAAGAAAAGGAGTtcaccaggccaaggccagggctccGGTGAAGATGTGCAGTTTGTAAAGACAAAATCTGGGGCGGCccagtggtgcagcaggctgagccagTTCCAGCGAGACCgggtcccacgtgggcacagctcgagtcccggctgccccactcctGGTCCAGCTGCCTGCCGAGGCACCTGccaagcagcagtgatggccaagggcctgggccctgcacccccaggggagacccagaggaagctcctggctccaggcttcggccattgcagccactggggagagaaccagtgggtgggaaatttctgtttctccccctctctgacgttgcctttcaactaaacaaacaaacaaaacctgaaaTCCAAACCAAAATCACAGTTTAAAAATCTCGTGTCCCTCCGGGGGACACTCTGGGGTCTCTCTGAAGCTCAgtgaggctttcccaggccaatttCCCAGCAGCCAGGGTCAAGTTCACCCCGGGTACCCTGACTTCCGTCAGCCTGCCCTTTGTCTCAAGCGCCGTTTCCCGTCCAGAGGCCCCGTGTCCGTGACTGCCCCCTGCTGCTGGGTGGCACGGTGTGCGGCTCTGCCGGGCCAGCCCTTACCTCTTCCTCGTGGGATCGCTGGAGTCATCAGCGCCCTTACTGTCCCCGGCTCCGCGGAGTCGAGATGGAGTGGCTCTCTCTGCCAGGCCGCGGGCCCTCCTGCACCCCCGTGCCGTCTGTGGGGACACGGGACCATTGTCGCCCTCCTACTGCCAGAGCACTACGAAGAGGGGCCCGGCCACCCGCGGAAGACAGCTGGTGCCGACGGTCCCCacccgcccccgccggccccggGGACACATGTCCCAGATCACAGAGACCTTGCCCGGGACACGCTGCCCGctgcctgtgccctgtgcccgtGGCGCCCTGGTGGGGGCTCGCCTCCCTGTGGAACTGGAATGTTGGGGACAGAGGAGAGAACCTGTGATGTCATGAGGTCTGTCCGCCTGCGCCCGCTCTGGGGTCCTGCGGGGCAGCAGAAATTCCACTTGTGTCCTTGTTGGGGGTCCAGCCATCCCCACTCCTCACCCACGATTCCCGCTCACTCAGCGCCACCTCCACGGCATCTCCCACGCCCGCCTTCCTCACCGGCAGCCAGTCCGTTCTCCACGTGGCGCCGACTCTGGTCTGGCTGAGCCTGGTCAGACAACTGCACGCGCTCCCACGGGCTCACGGCACCACAGTCCTCACAGCCCACGGCACTGTGCGAGATCTACAGCGTCACGTAGGgcatgcacacctgcacacacgcatgtacacacctgcacacacgtacacacctGCACTTATGCACACATCTACCCACACACATGTGCAACTGCATTTACACACTCCCCACACACCCGTGTGTACACTGCACACACACCAGGTCCCAGCCTCCTCTAACCAGGCTCCTCCCCACGCCAGCACGTGCTCTGCTGTTCTGCACCTCCGTGCCCCCTCCCTGCTGTTTCCTCCGCCCGGACCCTCCTCTGCGTCTGCCTCGCTGCCCCAGGCGTGGGCGCGGTGCCGCTGTCTGAGGAGCCCGCAGAGCAGACCTGGGGAGCACGGCCGGGTTCTCGGCTGCTGACGGCGGCTCGCAGGTCGGGGGGGTCTTCGTGCTCTCCCTACTTGACGCGTCTCCTGACGGCAGCCTGTGGAGCAGGTGCTAGAACCATCCCCGTCGGCACGGTTTGGGTTAAACTCACTCACTGAAGGGCTCTCAGCTCCCAGCCTCTGTGGGACCCTGGCAGGGCGAGGAGCTGTGCTGGACTTGAGGTGGGGCAGGGATCGGGACTCAcgcagccctgggaggcactTCCCCAGCTCGGTCGAGCCACGACGTCCAGGGAGGCTGACGTCTCGTCCTCCGGCCCCCTCCGGCCCGGGCTCCCCGCCTGACCCCGCCCTTTCTCCTCGCCCTCTGGCTGCCCACGTCCTCCTGTGCCTCCTCCCAGCACGcacacccctcttcctctcctcatgCGTAGTTTCCGTCACGGACGTGCAAAGCTTTGAACAGAAACACTGCCCGATGCCGACAGTAGGTGAGCGCCCTGGACACAGAGTCCACCGGAACTGCGGCTGCAGCACCCGTCAACACGGCCAGGAGAAGGCCCTCCGAGCCCTAACAGCCTCCTGAACTCATGCGCTCCCCTAAGTCTCCAAGCCTTAGGTCGGTAAGGTGGTGCACACGGAGCCATGGTGGTGTTTACCAGGTGGGCCTGCTAGGGGTCCTGGGGTGGCTGGGGGCGCCCTCAGAAGGAAGTTTTCCCAAGAGGGCTGTTTTTGAAAGCCTGGGttgggcccagctctgcttc includes these proteins:
- the C18H16orf95 gene encoding uncharacterized protein C16orf95 homolog isoform X13, whose protein sequence is MAGPPTRTQVEFLLPRRTPERAQADRPHDITGSLLCPQHSSSTGRRAPTRAPRAQGTGSGQRVPGKTARGCRRARGLAERATPSRLRGAGDSKGADDSSDPTRKSGQRGRLGRPAAAPARSLEMMYPGAQNGLREPLCCECHVHFGGRLPVPRAEAALPYWVPSSLRPREQSQRTVRFHVPKASESCPCLCHCVRGRLPVPRSQAMMPYWVPQVLRSPKKTVKRQRSFRGLQDS
- the C18H16orf95 gene encoding uncharacterized protein C16orf95 homolog isoform X6, giving the protein MAGPPTRTQVEFLLPRRTPERAQADRPHDITGSLLCPQHSSSTGRRAPTRAPRAQGTGSGQRVPGKTARGCRRARGLAERATPSRLRGAGDSKGADDSSDPTRKSGQRGRLGRPAAAPARSLEMMYPGAQNGLREPLCCECHVHFGGRLPVPRAEAALPYWVPSSLRPREQSQRTVRFHVPKASESCPCLCHCVRGRLPVPRSQAMMPYWVPQVLRSPKKTVKRQRSFRGLQASFSGFEVGTFSFVKHFHETVSHNQGLRSGAACGAGRFAPRFELGCWPSGDSSVAEPCECGESRP
- the C18H16orf95 gene encoding uncharacterized protein C16orf95 homolog isoform X15 — encoded protein: MVPCPHRRHGGAGGPAAWQREPLHLDSAEPGTVRALMTPAIPRGRVGREAGWGVPRPHRPARWKCFHSPGALSGVFPPRKSSLRTSGEDVCLSDRLMYPGAQNGLREPLCCECHVHFGGRLPVPRAEAALPYWVPSSLRPREQSQRTVRFHVPKASESCPCLCHCVRGRLPVPRSQAMMPYWVPQVLRSPKKTVKRQRSFRGLQERPLDSRAHYNCWRVCCDRRLLLKWQQLQAVGQDEPPAPGRTASSLDSLLTLLQTVLRAIGAIRTRLWLSSKIALLSEEDQC
- the C18H16orf95 gene encoding uncharacterized protein C16orf95 homolog isoform X2; translated protein: MAGPPTRTQVEFLLPRRTPERAQADRPHDITGSLLCPQHSSSTGRRAPTRAPRAQGTGSGQRVPGKTARGCRRARGLAERATPSRLRGAGDSKGADDSSDPTRKSGQRGRLGRPAAAPARSLEMMYPGAQNGLREPLCCECHVHFGGRLPVPRAEAALPYWVPSSLRPREQSQRTVRFHVPKASESCPCLCHCVRGRLPVPRSQAMMPYWVPQVLRSPKKTVKRQRSFRGLQVPSQSRGRYQLFLDHVPSPTLIQRANSCAVCPRDPFLRAGSWDPVISLQIRWLMGLILGPRLPGHSGERQLSGGLVNRYYNAEFKQLSPGLASSPCRDRTAI
- the C18H16orf95 gene encoding uncharacterized protein C16orf95 homolog isoform X8; its protein translation is MAGPPTRTQVEFLLPRRTPERAQADRPHDITGSLLCPQHSSSTGRRAPTRAPRAQGTGSGQRVPGKTARGCRRARGLAERATPSRLRGAGDSKGADDSSDPTRKSGQRGRLGRPAAAPARSLEMMYPGAQNGLREPLCCECHVHFGGRLPVPRAEAALPYWVPSSLRPREQSQRTVRFHVPKASESCPCLCHCVRGRLPVPRSQAMMPYWVPQVLRSPKKTVKRQRSFRGLQGGSWDHGRPHCRASPPRAPPGLPCALQLLAGLLRQAPPAQVAAAPGRWPG
- the C18H16orf95 gene encoding uncharacterized protein C16orf95 homolog isoform X5, whose protein sequence is MAGPPTRTQVEFLLPRRTPERAQADRPHDITGSLLCPQHSSSTGRRAPTRAPRAQGTGSGQRVPGKTARGCRRARGLAERATPSRLRGAGDSKGADDSSDPTRKSGQRGRLGRPAAAPARSLEMMYPGAQNGLREPLCCECHVHFGGRLPVPRAEAALPYWVPSSLRPREQSQRTVRFHVPKASESCPCLCHCVRGRLPVPRSQAMMPYWVPQVLRSPKKTVKRQRSFRGLQERPLDSRAHYNCWRVCCDRRLLLKWQQLQAVGQDEPPAPGRTASSLDSLLTLLQTVLRAIGAIRQFFWV
- the C18H16orf95 gene encoding uncharacterized protein C16orf95 homolog isoform X3, with protein sequence MAGPPTRTQVEFLLPRRTPERAQADRPHDITGSLLCPQHSSSTGRRAPTRAPRAQGTGSGQRVPGKTARGCRRARGLAERATPSRLRGAGDSKGADDSSDPTRKSGQRGRLGRPAAAPARSLEMMYPGAQNGLREPLCCECHVHFGGRLPVPRAEAALPYWVPSSLRPREQSQRTVRFHVPKASESCPCLCHCVRGRLPVPRSQAMMPYWVPQVLRSPKKTVKRQRSFRGLQERPLDSRAHYNCWRVCCDRRLLLKWQQLQAVGQDEPPAPGRTASSLDSLLTLLQTVLRAIGAIRTRLWLSSKIALLSEEDQC